The Caldivirga sp. genome includes the window GGGGGCTAGGATCCAGTAAGGCAAGTACACTATGCCCACTGGACCCCACGTTAATATTACGGCAGTTCTATTTATGACGTAGGCGATAGCCTGCCTAACAGCAGGAATATTGAAGGGGTAGTACATAGGTAATGAGAAGCCGAAGGCCGATATGTCAGGCATTATTACGAAGCCGTATAGCCCAGACTTATTAATTGTTTGATCTATTGAGTATGGGGCTGCCCAACCGAATACGTAGAAGTCCTTGTGGGCCAGCATTAAGCCAGCTAACTGTGAGTAGCTTGAGAAGGTTATGAAGTTCTCAAGCTTCGGGTAATACTGCCATGTGTGGAATGGGTAAACTTGATCCCAGGCAGCTAGCACGCTTGGTGGATCAAGCTTAACTATGATGTAGTTCGATATAACGCTAGATACATAATATGGACTAAGACCCCAGTAGGGAGCAACAAACTCAGTGATGTTTTTACTATATGCCAAGGCTTGTGAAGCATTCATGGTTTGCAGCTTCTCAACGATGGGTTTCCATACTGGCCATGGCGTCTCAATCCAAGTTATAAGCATCCATATCCACTCCGTGGGTGACCAACGATCAAGATGGAACTCAATCGTATAATTATTCAACACTATAATGTCCTTATCAGCATTCTGGGGGCTAATCCAAGGAGACCAACCACTGAATGCCTTAGCGGTAATGTAGAATTGAGCATACACATCCCATGCAGTGAATGGTATTGTTGCAGTACCATTGAACCAATATAAGCCCTCACGCAGATACACAATTATAGTCCTATTTTGGGGAAAAATCTCCCAGGACTTAGCCAATATGGGTAGGAATTCATTAGTAGTTGGGTTGAAGGCTGCTAAGGGTGACCATGTTCCAGCGAAGTATAGTAAGTTACCTGAAGCCCATGGATTCCACCATGGTGCTGGCCAAGGCGTAACAAGGGTATAGTACCATGGTGCCACAACCTCAAGCGTATAAGTTGGACTAGACGATTGCTGCGCATAGGCCACACTAAGGCTATATGCTACTGCTATTACCAACACCACCATTATTATATATGATTTTTTACTAACTAACATAGTATCCTTCTTTAGGATAACTTTTTAAATTTTATCGCAACGAATAAAAACATTTATATAAATCAAATATTAATATAAAAGTAAAAATATGCGGTAAATTACTTGTAAAAATAAACTGCTCAAGTTCATCATACTGAAGGGATAATCAATTGAATTATTGAACCTTTTAAAATGACTAGTGAGGGTAGTAATGCTATGTTGTCTGTTAAAACTTTTTCTTTACTATCAGCTTAAATGAACCTTAAGCCAAGTAGCCATTCTTCTTATTATGTCCCTCCTAACCTCATAGTCATCAAAAGTATGCCCACTTTTATCAAGCAAGATTAATGTTTTGTCGCTAAACTTAACTCTATCGTGGAACTCCACTGATTGTTGGTAGGGTACCGCTGAGTCATCTTTAGAATGAATTATCATTATTGGTACCTTAATCAACTCTGCTACATCCATTGCGTTGGAGTTAGCCAGTTTAAGAGCGTTACTTAACTTAAGCCTATAGGCCCCGAAGTAGAAGTAGTCACCTCTGGCACCCTGAGTTATTCCCCTATTTAACCCCGAGAAGTCTATCGCTGGTGAGAGGAGGATTAACGCCCTGGGTACGCTCTGCATCTTAGCGTAGGTCTTTAACGTTATGTAGCCACCCATGCTTAAGCCCAATAACGCTATCTTACTTGAGTCTACAAAGCCAAGCTTAAGAACATGGTTAACCATGAATTCTGCATCATTTAATGCATTATCTATGTCGAATTCCTCAAATGGCCCTGAACTATCACCGTGATTCCTATAATCAAACCTAACGACCACAAAGCCGCCACTGCATAATTCCCTGGCAATATCTACGTAAAGTCTACCGGCCTCAATATGTGTCCCTGTGAAGCCATGAAACATGATTACTGCAGGATGCTTACCATCATCCTCAGGCTTATCCACAATATTGAAGATCCACCCATCGTTAAGGTTTATCACCGACGGAGACTCAACACACCTCATAGTAGATGCATTGTCACTTACTTTTATGTATTACCTTTCAACAAATGGTTATTAATAATTTATGTCACACTTTAACGTTAATTCAGTAGTAAAGTGATATCCTAACTTGCATATCAACTAAGAATTAACCCCAAAATGCGATTAAGGCAACTGGTAAAGCCACGAATTAATAGGGAGATACTACCCTTCACCAGAATCACTATATCAACCTTAAACTGCACTTAACTCAGCCTTGGCTTAATTTAGTAGCACAATAATCAGGTTGTTAAGCATGATGCATAAGTGGTTACGTACAAGCACACCTACAGGATACGATTAACTCAATCCCAGGATCATTCTCTGACGGCCCCGCCGGGATTTGAACCCGGGTCCTACGGCTTAGAAGGCCGCCGCTCTAATCCATGCTGAGCTACGGGGCCTGGAGTAAGCTAACCTTGAGCTTATTTAAAACTTAACTGGATTATTAAACATCACAGTTAAGCCACCTTTAAATTTTCATTTCATGGACTAGAATAAGTTTTCCCAAGTATTGGGAAGGATTTAACGCTGTGGGAACCTGGTGCTTTTAATGACTTTCCTTATATCGAAAACGAATATGGGCTTCCACCCTAGTTTACTTAGCCTACTGCTTACTTTGCTTATTAGGCTTCTCTCGTATGAGGCGAGGAGGACTAGCTTAACCTCATTATCCTTCATGTATAGGCGTGCTAGTATTATCCCCCTGCTGGATGGCCAGTCATTATACTCAAGGCCTACATCATTAGTTAACATTGATCCATATTTACTTACTAAATCGTGTAGTTCATTCTCAACTTCATTAAGAACCTCAAATTGGCTCTCCTCCACGTTTACTTGACTTAAGCCAACAACGCTTAAGTCGAAGTAAACCATACGCTTATCGCCATGCACTTCAAATAATGCTACCCCCTGCATACTTTACGGGGGCATCTTCAGGATTGGGTTTATAAACTTATTTCCTCTAATAACGCTGGCTTATAGGCTTATTGAAACTTATTAATTACGCTATGGATTTGCAGGGTGGCTTTGATGGGTCATTAACCCTAATACCGAATAAGTAGCAGTAACCCTTATTTACGCCATAGTAGACGCAATCATTGCAGTTATCAGGCCTACCATTAACTATCTTAAACCCAAGCCCTCCAGTGGCGGCTGGTATTGCTATTGTTTGCTGCACCTGTGAAGGCTGGGGTGCAGTAGTTAATGGTGGTAATACGGTGGGTTGTGGTAAAGTTTGAGGAGTCGGTGGTTGGGGTGGTGGAGGCGGGGTTTGCGGTGTTTCCTGAGGTGGTGGGGGTGTAATTGGCCTAATGGGTTGGGGTTGAATAGCCTGAGGCGGTGGAATCTCGGGTGGGGGCGGTTGGGGTATTGGTTGGGCCTGGGGCATGGGTGATACTGCTGATGGTATCTCTATGTTGAATTCTTCCTTAAGCTCCTTAGCTAACGCTGCCCTAATAACGTCCATTGTTAATTCATTACCCTCAGCGACCTTCCTATCATTAATAACCATAGCTGGGAATGACGAAACACCATCCTGTCTCATCCTAACTATCAGTGACTTGTATTGACCAGGTATCCTGCCTTCAGGCTGATCAAGGTACTTAATAACGTCCTCAATAACGTCACTCCTAACTTTAATTATAGTTAACCTAACCTTATCCTCACCAATACCCCTCTTAGCCAACTCAGCCTTAATGTCATTAACAATGGCCCTAACTTCATTTTCAATTGACTCCGTCCTCCCGGTAATGGAGTAAAACCTAATAATCATTGCAGTACTAGCTAGGTGGAGATTTATATTTCTAGCGTGTGACATTTTACTAGTAGTCCCTGGCCTTAAAGGGCTTGCCTCAATGATCTTTAACTGGTTTAAGGCTTATGATCCATGAATCGCAGATGGGCGAGGGGTAATGGGTTTAATTACTGGCAACACTAAGCCTGTGAATCATGTCCTGGATGATATTAGATTACTGATGTGCACTATTGACTTAACGATATCCTTAATGGCATCCCTGTACGTTAATTTACCTCCAGTAACCTTCTCAATAATGCTTACTGCGCCAGTTCGACTGAAACCGGTTACTCCTAGGAATCGGCTTAGGAATAATGAGTCAACGCCATAAACCACGTACGCTACCATTAATGCGTGTTTATTGTCCCTGAGGTAATTAGCCATGAGCATATTGTAGCGTTCAGTTGGGTTACTGTACCTTAGTGATAGGGCTGCCAATGCCCCACTTAACATTGCTTGAAATATTCCTTCACCAGTGACTGGGTCTGCTAAACCTAACGCATCTCCGGTTAGCATGATTCTACCCACTGATACTACGGTAGGTGGCTTGTAGGGTATTAGGTGGCCCATTATTCTGCCTGGTTTTAAGCCAAGTTCACCAATGTAATTAAGCAGTAAATCACTGTACCTTCCCTTTAGGGCTGAGCCGAGCCCAACATCATAGTAACCATGGCTCAGTGGGAATAGCCAGGCGTAACCCCACTTAATTCTAGTGAAGTCAAGTATGCAGGCGTCCCCAGTATTAATGCTTAGTTCACCTGAGGCTATGTTCATTAGAGCTAATGCGCTTGACTTAGGCGTTATGCCAATTGATCTACCAACCCTTGATGGTGCTCCATCAGCCCCAATAACCCACTTAGCCTCGTATATACTATTCCTACCTATGACCTCAACCTTATCCTGCGTTTCCTTAACCTTAAGGACCTCGTCATTAACGTACTCAACACCATTATTAACAGCCTCATTAAACATGAATTCATCCAACCTCTCCCTTCTTGATACCCTTATCATAGGTTCCTTAAACCTCATGGCGAATGAACCAGCCTGCGTCACTGTAACCACTTCATCACACTCATGCTCAATTACTTCACTTAAATCAAGCCCAAGCAGTCTTGATAAGGCAATAGTCTTAGGTGTTAACCCCCCACCACATGGCTTAGCCCTGGGGTGCCTAGACTTATCAATAATCAATGCCCTAATACCAAGCCTAGAGGCTACTAGGGCTGCCGTATTGCCTGCTGGTCCACTGCCGACGATTATTAAATCATGCATAATGCCCTAAACCCCACGTGACTTAACCCTAATGCCGTATTTAAGAATTCCACAGTAGGCAACAATAGCAATGATTAGTATTACTAATAGGGGGATTAGCCAAAGCCGCATGCCTACACCTCTAATGATTAATACATAAGTGTACTTATAGACACTGGTGTTACCGGCATACAACGTTATTACTAAATCATACTTACCGCTAGTCCAATTACTAATATTAATCATCATCTTACTTGAATTTAACGGTATGCCCATTACCTTACCCTTAACTGCAGCAACCCATCTTGCCTTACTTGGCGTTACGCTTATAATTAACTTACCGTGCCTTAAGCCCACTGATGCATTTATGAGCCATAGGTAGGTTGAATTCACCCTACCTGGCATTTGACGCACTACACCATTAATGTATTTTTCACTTATCCCAGCCACAGGGTTAACTGACTCACCTGTGTCGAAGGATCTAGATTGCCCACCCACCACGGTAAACCAATCATTGGAGTACCTGTATAGGAGCATTATTGTGGCGTTCCACTCATTTACATACAATTGAGCCGCAGCAGTGTAGCCTCCAACAACCCACTCAACGTCATTGCTTAGGTTACCTGGGTTGAATCCGCCAATGGTTATGTAGGCCCTTGTTGAATTAACCTTGATTAATACACTATCGTACTTAACCCACCCTGTATCAAACTGTGTGTTATTCAGCCTGTACCAGTAATTCACGTTAACGTAGCCATGCGTTAAGTTAACAGTAACCATGCATGATACCGTGAAGGGTGCCTTAACAAGCATTATTGGTGGCGCCACATACCTATAGTAGGCGGCGTAGGATTGGTAACTTGGGAAGCTCCTATTACCGCTTATTAATTTAACATTAAGGTAAGCGTTAACTTCAGTAATATTCCATAGGTCATCCCAGAACCAAACCATGTAGTATGTTCCGTTGAACTTCTCAAAGTGAGCGATATCCTGAATCCAGAAGTATTGAACACCATTAGTGACTACTAGGTTTAATTGAACACTAGCCACATTACCTGGGGCAAAGCCTATTGAGGCGAAGGATGAGTTATAGAGCGTTAAGTAACCCATTACAGCGTTAACGTGATACGTGTAAGTTACTAGGGTACCATTCCACAATTCTGCTGTACCATTATCCGATACACCAACTGCGTTAATTGCATTAACCACGGTGATGGAGATCGTAAGAATAATGATGGCTAGTATTAGTACTAGTTGCCTCATTACTACGTTAAGGGTAGTTTAATGGCCTTACCCTCCATACTGCTCCTGTAAATAGCCTCTATTATTTCCTGTGCCTTAACAGCATCATCAACTGTTACGCTTAGGGGGCTACCCTTAGCTACGGCGTCAATTAACTCATCTAATGTAGTCCTCTGCACCCCCTGAACCCTAGGCTTAACCCACCCACCTTGATCCCTCGTGAAGTACATTAAACCCAACTCAGTCCTCACTAATGAACCCTTCTCACCATAGACCTCTAGAGGAGACCATGGTAAACCCTCAATGACTTGAGTCCAACCAGCATCAAGTATCCCCAAGGTACCCTTAGAGAACCTTAATATACCAACACCCTGATCATCAATATTGTAATTGCCTGTGAAATTGTTCACTAGGCCATGCGCCTCGACTGCATCATCATTGAGGAGGAATCTTAGTAAGTCCGCGCCATGTATGCCTAGGTCTAGGAAACCCCCACCCCCTGAGTATTGGCTCACGGTAAACCACTCACTCCAACCCTTAAACCACTTGTCAATTGCACCAGGGTGAGCCACCCTGATCCTAATCATGCTTACTCTGCCTAAGACGCCGCTTGCTAGGATTTCCCTAGCCTTGGCGTTCTCCGGATTAAGCCTTGAATTGAAGCCCGTGGTGAATAGTATACCATGCCTCTTAACGATATTACTAATATCAACAGCATCCTTAAAGTTAATGCCGATTGGTTTCTCACAGAAGATGTTAATGTTATTCTCGGCTAACAGTTCAATGTAATTCCTATGCTTAGAGGTTTCAGAATCAACAACAGCTACGTCAGGCTTAGCCTTAATTAAATCATTAATATTGTCGAATAGCCTAAAGCCATACCTATTAGTGTAGAACTTGGCCCTTTCAGAATCATCATCATAAACCCCAATAACCTCTACATCAGCCTTCTCAGTCCTCCTCCTAATCAACTGCTCGGCGTGACTTGGAGCGTGGACATGGGCAAAGCTTACTATCGCTACTTTAATAACCATGTTTAAGCACCTTTAGCGTACTGGTTTAGTATAGGCTTAACCTCATCAGGTATTGTTAACTTAACCTCAGTACCGCCTTGCCTAGCTGACTCATATATGGCCTCGAGTATGAATTGCTCATAAACATTCTCCCTTGGGTCTATTGGGGATGGCTTACCATTAGCCACAGCATCAATGAATTTACCAACCTTATCCCTCCACGGATCCCTGTTAGGTAATTGAACCGTGGTTGTAGTCATGTGACCCCACTCATCCCTATAAACCTCAAGTGGATTCAACTTAATACCACCCCTAGTCCCCATGTAGAATGGCCTACCTAACTCATTATTGTGCATTGCCCAAGCC containing:
- a CDS encoding Gfo/Idh/MocA family oxidoreductase, giving the protein MVIKVAIVSFAHVHAPSHAEQLIRRRTEKADVEVIGVYDDDSERAKFYTNRYGFRLFDNINDLIKAKPDVAVVDSETSKHRNYIELLAENNINIFCEKPIGINFKDAVDISNIVKRHGILFTTGFNSRLNPENAKAREILASGVLGRVSMIRIRVAHPGAIDKWFKGWSEWFTVSQYSGGGGFLDLGIHGADLLRFLLNDDAVEAHGLVNNFTGNYNIDDQGVGILRFSKGTLGILDAGWTQVIEGLPWSPLEVYGEKGSLVRTELGLMYFTRDQGGWVKPRVQGVQRTTLDELIDAVAKGSPLSVTVDDAVKAQEIIEAIYRSSMEGKAIKLPLT
- a CDS encoding alpha/beta fold hydrolase, which gives rise to MRCVESPSVINLNDGWIFNIVDKPEDDGKHPAVIMFHGFTGTHIEAGRLYVDIARELCSGGFVVVRFDYRNHGDSSGPFEEFDIDNALNDAEFMVNHVLKLGFVDSSKIALLGLSMGGYITLKTYAKMQSVPRALILLSPAIDFSGLNRGITQGARGDYFYFGAYRLKLSNALKLANSNAMDVAELIKVPIMIIHSKDDSAVPYQQSVEFHDRVKFSDKTLILLDKSGHTFDDYEVRRDIIRRMATWLKVHLS
- a CDS encoding ABC transporter substrate-binding protein, yielding MLVSKKSYIIMVVLVIAVAYSLSVAYAQQSSSPTYTLEVVAPWYYTLVTPWPAPWWNPWASGNLLYFAGTWSPLAAFNPTTNEFLPILAKSWEIFPQNRTIIVYLREGLYWFNGTATIPFTAWDVYAQFYITAKAFSGWSPWISPQNADKDIIVLNNYTIEFHLDRWSPTEWIWMLITWIETPWPVWKPIVEKLQTMNASQALAYSKNITEFVAPYWGLSPYYVSSVISNYIIVKLDPPSVLAAWDQVYPFHTWQYYPKLENFITFSSYSQLAGLMLAHKDFYVFGWAAPYSIDQTINKSGLYGFVIMPDISAFGFSLPMYYPFNIPAVRQAIAYVINRTAVILTWGPVGIVYLPYWILAP
- a CDS encoding thermopsin family protease, with amino-acid sequence MRQLVLILAIIILTISITVVNAINAVGVSDNGTAELWNGTLVTYTYHVNAVMGYLTLYNSSFASIGFAPGNVASVQLNLVVTNGVQYFWIQDIAHFEKFNGTYYMVWFWDDLWNITEVNAYLNVKLISGNRSFPSYQSYAAYYRYVAPPIMLVKAPFTVSCMVTVNLTHGYVNVNYWYRLNNTQFDTGWVKYDSVLIKVNSTRAYITIGGFNPGNLSNDVEWVVGGYTAAAQLYVNEWNATIMLLYRYSNDWFTVVGGQSRSFDTGESVNPVAGISEKYINGVVRQMPGRVNSTYLWLINASVGLRHGKLIISVTPSKARWVAAVKGKVMGIPLNSSKMMINISNWTSGKYDLVITLYAGNTSVYKYTYVLIIRGVGMRLWLIPLLVILIIAIVAYCGILKYGIRVKSRGV
- a CDS encoding NAD(P)/FAD-dependent oxidoreductase; this translates as MHDLIIVGSGPAGNTAALVASRLGIRALIIDKSRHPRAKPCGGGLTPKTIALSRLLGLDLSEVIEHECDEVVTVTQAGSFAMRFKEPMIRVSRRERLDEFMFNEAVNNGVEYVNDEVLKVKETQDKVEVIGRNSIYEAKWVIGADGAPSRVGRSIGITPKSSALALMNIASGELSINTGDACILDFTRIKWGYAWLFPLSHGYYDVGLGSALKGRYSDLLLNYIGELGLKPGRIMGHLIPYKPPTVVSVGRIMLTGDALGLADPVTGEGIFQAMLSGALAALSLRYSNPTERYNMLMANYLRDNKHALMVAYVVYGVDSLFLSRFLGVTGFSRTGAVSIIEKVTGGKLTYRDAIKDIVKSIVHISNLISSRT